A section of the Triticum dicoccoides isolate Atlit2015 ecotype Zavitan chromosome 7A, WEW_v2.0, whole genome shotgun sequence genome encodes:
- the LOC119328964 gene encoding uncharacterized protein LOC119328964 isoform X1, which yields MPAKEADRLASVVNTAAAPPPSSASSFGEIHRLLRSLSTPAREEASGGGEPSSRGSRRRRSSTGRRGPEKEERRECLPGRRIGSSPRLERLDVKTRHLFVLVQTNVLISVHLGSGELIWGTLEICFLYIGHDNSSPDILQWLPARVFLLLLFLVDIQEATWHLMSTSCLLVTSEMKEGCNGIWIRYVSPSSQLSQSSSQFPPIVIDMGL from the exons ATGCCTGCCAAGGAGGCGGATCGGCTCGCCTCCGTCGTCAATACAGCCGCCGCGCCACCACCCTCCTCTGCCAGTTCTTTCGGCGAGATCCACCGTCTCCTGAGGTCCTTATCCACCCCAGCTCGCGAGGAAGCCTCGGGAGGAGGCGAGCCCTCGTCGCGAGGAAGCCGCAGAAGGAGGAGCTCAACCGGGCGTCGCGGgccagagaaggaggagaggcGCGAATGCCTGCCAGGGAGGCGGATCGGCTCGTCTCCGCGGCTGGAAAGGCTCGATG TAAAGACTCGGCATCTATTCGTCTTGGTACAAACTAATGTTCTAATAAG TGTCCATCTTGGTTCTGGTGAATTGATTTGGGGAACTCTTGAAATCTGTTTCTTGTATATTGGCCATGATAACTCTTCACCTGACATTCTACAATGGCTTCCAGCCAG GGTTTTCTTGTTGCTGCTATTCCTCGTGGATATTCAAGAGGCAACTTGGCACCTAATGTCAACATCATGCTTATTGGTGACGAGTGAAATGAAAGAAGGCTGCAATGGAATTTGGATTAGGTATGTTTCTCCCTCTTCTCAACTCTCTCAATCTTCATCCCAATTCCCGCCGATAGTGATTGATATGGGTCTGTAG
- the LOC119328964 gene encoding uncharacterized protein LOC119328964 isoform X2: MPAKEADRLASVVNTAAAPPPSSASSFGEIHRLLRSLSTPAREEASGGGEPSSRGSRRRRSSTGRRGPEKEERRECLPGRRIGSSPRLERLDVKTRHLFVLVQTNVLISVHLGSGELIWGTLEICFLYIGHDNSSPDILQWLPARVFLLLLFLVDIQEATWHLMSTSCLLVTSEMKEGCNGIWIRHLFFK, translated from the exons ATGCCTGCCAAGGAGGCGGATCGGCTCGCCTCCGTCGTCAATACAGCCGCCGCGCCACCACCCTCCTCTGCCAGTTCTTTCGGCGAGATCCACCGTCTCCTGAGGTCCTTATCCACCCCAGCTCGCGAGGAAGCCTCGGGAGGAGGCGAGCCCTCGTCGCGAGGAAGCCGCAGAAGGAGGAGCTCAACCGGGCGTCGCGGgccagagaaggaggagaggcGCGAATGCCTGCCAGGGAGGCGGATCGGCTCGTCTCCGCGGCTGGAAAGGCTCGATG TAAAGACTCGGCATCTATTCGTCTTGGTACAAACTAATGTTCTAATAAG TGTCCATCTTGGTTCTGGTGAATTGATTTGGGGAACTCTTGAAATCTGTTTCTTGTATATTGGCCATGATAACTCTTCACCTGACATTCTACAATGGCTTCCAGCCAG GGTTTTCTTGTTGCTGCTATTCCTCGTGGATATTCAAGAGGCAACTTGGCACCTAATGTCAACATCATGCTTATTGGTGACGAGTGAAATGAAAGAAGGCTGCAATGGAATTTGGATTAG GCATTTGTTCTTCAAATGA